In Actinomycetota bacterium, the genomic window CAAGGCGGTGAAGCCCGAGAGATCCGCGAACAGGAACGTCTGCACTGCCAGCTCCGACTGCTGTGCCATCCGCCACCGAACCTAGGTCGACCAACCGACCATAGGATGATGGGTGTTGTCATCCGGGCCAAGAAGGCTGCAGAGCGGGCCATAGTTGGCGACTTCACCTGCCTATGCAGGCCGCGGCCACGCCGTTGTCCAGAGGCCGTCCCGCGGATGCCTGTCCTGTTCATACTGGCCCTGCTGGCTCGTCTAGGCGCTATAGCGATGGGGTAGCAACCACCTCGGCACGCACAACCGACACAAAAGGACAGACGATGGCAGCTCAGGAGCAGAAGACGGTGGCGTTCGTGCTCTACCCCGGGCTGACCCTGCTGGATCTGGTCGGCCCGCTGCAGGTCTTCGCCAGCCTGCGGCAGTTCAACGACCAGTACCGGCCAGTGGTGGTGGCCGAGCGGCTCGAGCCCATGGCCACCGACGGCCCGCTCACCGTGACCGCCGACCGCACCCTCGCCGACGTGCCCGACCCGACGGTGGTGATCGTCCCTGGCGGGGACGCACCGACCATCAAGGCCATGGGCGACCCGGCCATCCGCGAGTATCTGCGCCACGCCGCCCAGACGGCGCCGGTGGTCGGGTCGGTGTGCACCGGCGCCCTGGTCCTGGCCGCGGCCGGGCTGCTGGAGGGCCGCCAGGCCACCACCCACTGGGCCTATCACCGGCTGCTGGAACGCCTGGGCGCCACCTACCTGCCCAAGCGGTGGGTGGAGGACGGCACGTTCATCACCTCGGCCGGGGTGTCGGCCGGCATCGACATGG contains:
- a CDS encoding DJ-1/PfpI family protein encodes the protein MAAQEQKTVAFVLYPGLTLLDLVGPLQVFASLRQFNDQYRPVVVAERLEPMATDGPLTVTADRTLADVPDPTVVIVPGGDAPTIKAMGDPAIREYLRHAAQTAPVVGSVCTGALVLAAAGLLEGRQATTHWAYHRLLERLGATYLPKRWVEDGTFITSAGVSAGIDMALALVARLSDEPTARMVQLAIEYDPHPPFGGIDWSQVDRDIYEPMLGPMVQQQLADRPELLAKLSG